Proteins encoded within one genomic window of Misgurnus anguillicaudatus chromosome 18, ASM2758022v2, whole genome shotgun sequence:
- the LOC141350289 gene encoding uncharacterized protein — protein MDRARAVYFSAEEQEVILQKYEEYKTVFQARSNTVSAAKAREECWRKIADCVNACNPNSIRSWQQIKTKYKNIIQSANRKKCEIRKTGGGPPPPEYTVAEELALSNNKGRPIMDGIAGAVQSDPGAGSSKQVTLVQGNAVSLMRPALVHTVSCPEGEENEDTLSVCSDTVAEDFTPPAPETEALSSSMGCRRNVNKVETDSVRALYKRSLELDCKLKELDCELKTLQIKKIKLEIKQLEQTDLSM, from the exons ATGGATAGAGCGAGAGCCGTGTACTTTTCTGCGGAGGAGCAAGAGGTTATTCTTCAGAAATACGAAGAATACAAAACTGTATTTCAAGCACGCAGTAACACTGTATCTGCTGCCAAAGCAAGAGAAGAATGTTGGAGGAAGATTGCAGATTGTGTTAATGC atGCAACCCCAACTCCATACGTTCTTGGCAGCAGAtcaaaactaaatataaaaatataattcaaAGTG CCAACAGAAAAAAGTGTGAAATAAGGAAAACTGGGGGAGGGCCACCCCCTCCAGAATACACTGTGGCAGAGGAGTTGGCTTTGAGTAACAATAAGGGGCGGCCGATTATGGATGGGATTGCAGGTGCTGTGCAATCTGACCCTGGTGCTGGCTCCTCGAAGCAAGTAACACTGG TACAGGGAAATGCAGTGTCCCTGATGAGGCCAGCTCTTGTACACACAGTCTCCTGCCCAGAG GGTGAAGAAAATGAAGACACACTTTCCGTGTGTTCTGACACAGTTGCTGAG GATTTTACACCACCTGCCCCAGAAACTGAAGCCCTTTCTTCCTCAATGGGCTGTAGAAGGAATGTGAACAAG GTGGAAACCGACTCAGTCAGGGCCCTTTACAAAAGAAGTCTTGAACTGGACTGCAAATTGAAGGAGCTTGACTGTGAACTGAAAACActccaaattaaaaaaattaaattggaGATCAAGCAGCTGGAACAAACAGACCTCAGTATGTGA